Proteins found in one Paenibacillus dendritiformis genomic segment:
- a CDS encoding carbohydrate ABC transporter permease, whose amino-acid sequence MRVSTPVAQQGKRTGWSKKERHYVYLGLAFASPWIIGFLVFTVYPFFGSLYFSLTDYDLFSPPRWVGLDNYKQIIADSGFYKSLGNTFFMAFISVPITLTCSLLIALLLNTKVKGINYYRTIFYLPSVIPIVASALLWTWMLNPDFGLINMVLRSLGLPDPAWLLDPRYTKPSLILMSLWGSGAGALIFLAALQGVPKQYYEAAQVDGANWWHRFWRITVPALSPIILFQLIMGLIGAFQIFTESYILAGGKVDGGKSLGGPDQSLLFYAVNLYQEAFVYLKMGYASALAWILFLIVLLITFVLLKTSGRWVYYGGD is encoded by the coding sequence ATGAGAGTCTCCACGCCCGTTGCGCAACAGGGGAAGAGAACCGGCTGGTCGAAGAAGGAGCGTCATTATGTTTATCTTGGCCTGGCATTCGCTTCCCCCTGGATTATCGGATTTCTCGTTTTTACCGTATACCCGTTCTTCGGATCCCTTTATTTCAGTCTGACGGACTACGATCTGTTCAGTCCGCCGAGATGGGTCGGTCTTGATAATTACAAGCAGATCATCGCCGACAGCGGCTTCTACAAGTCGCTGGGCAACACGTTTTTCATGGCGTTTATTTCGGTGCCGATTACGTTAACATGCTCCCTGCTCATTGCGCTGCTCCTGAATACGAAGGTGAAGGGCATCAACTATTACCGGACGATTTTTTATTTGCCGTCGGTCATTCCGATCGTCGCCAGTGCGCTCCTGTGGACATGGATGCTCAACCCGGACTTCGGCCTGATCAATATGGTGCTTCGTTCGCTCGGTCTCCCCGATCCCGCCTGGCTGCTCGATCCCCGGTATACGAAGCCGTCACTGATTCTGATGAGCTTATGGGGCTCCGGGGCAGGCGCCTTGATTTTCCTGGCGGCCCTGCAGGGGGTTCCGAAGCAATATTATGAAGCGGCGCAAGTGGACGGTGCCAATTGGTGGCACCGGTTCTGGAGAATTACGGTTCCCGCCCTGTCGCCGATTATTTTGTTCCAGCTCATTATGGGCCTGATTGGCGCATTCCAGATCTTTACGGAGTCTTACATATTGGCCGGAGGCAAGGTGGACGGTGGCAAATCGCTGGGCGGACCGGATCAGTCCTTGCTCTTCTACGCGGTCAATCTGTATCAGGAAGCGTTCGTCTATTTGAAAATGGGCTACGCTTCGGCGCTCGCCTGGATTTTATTCCTGATTGTATTGCTGATTACGTTCGTGCTCTTGAAGACATCGGGCCGCTGGGTCTATTACGGAGGTGATTAA
- a CDS encoding carbohydrate ABC transporter permease, with translation MAIRLRKHILPHAVLILFSILFLFPFLWLVMTSLKTPDEIFQLPPRILPETFQWSNYKAAFEAIPFTRYMMNTFLICALNIIGQLFSAPLVAYSISRIPWRGRNIIFSIVVATMILPAQVQMIPQYIIFTKLGWVNTILPLTIGAFFGAPFFIFLLRQFLMGVPAELSEAAKIDGASELRIYAKIILPILKPALVTVALFSFVWSYVDFMGPLIYLNDSAKWTITVGLQSFQQDHGAQWEKLMAASTIMAVPMILLYFFGQKYFMQSGSALTGFK, from the coding sequence ATGGCCATCCGGTTGCGGAAGCATATTTTGCCCCATGCCGTGCTGATTCTGTTTTCCATCCTCTTTTTGTTTCCGTTTTTGTGGCTGGTGATGACCTCGTTGAAGACGCCGGATGAGATCTTCCAGCTTCCTCCGCGCATTTTGCCGGAGACGTTCCAATGGTCCAACTATAAAGCGGCGTTCGAGGCGATTCCGTTCACCCGTTATATGATGAACACGTTCCTCATCTGCGCCCTGAATATTATTGGGCAATTGTTCTCGGCTCCGTTGGTAGCCTATTCGATATCCCGGATTCCGTGGCGCGGACGGAACATCATTTTCTCGATCGTGGTCGCCACGATGATTCTGCCGGCGCAGGTGCAGATGATTCCGCAGTATATCATTTTTACGAAGCTGGGCTGGGTGAATACGATTCTCCCGCTTACGATCGGAGCGTTCTTCGGGGCGCCGTTCTTCATCTTCCTGTTGCGCCAGTTCCTGATGGGGGTGCCGGCCGAGCTGTCCGAGGCGGCGAAGATTGACGGGGCTTCCGAGCTTCGCATCTACGCAAAGATCATCTTGCCGATTCTGAAGCCTGCCCTGGTCACCGTGGCCTTGTTTTCCTTTGTATGGTCCTATGTTGATTTTATGGGCCCGCTGATCTATCTGAATGACTCGGCCAAATGGACGATAACGGTCGGATTGCAGAGCTTCCAGCAGGATCACGGGGCCCAGTGGGAGAAGCTGATGGCGGCTTCCACGATTATGGCGGTGCCGATGATTCTTCTCTATTTCTTCGGCCAGAAATACTTCATGCAATCCGGTTCAGCCTTAACCGGCTTCAAATAA